A single genomic interval of Zingiber officinale cultivar Zhangliang chromosome 4A, Zo_v1.1, whole genome shotgun sequence harbors:
- the LOC121970379 gene encoding LEAF RUST 10 DISEASE-RESISTANCE LOCUS RECEPTOR-LIKE PROTEIN KINASE-like 1.2, with the protein MNPKSMLTESLSILALLFVLAGRKPALAQTPAMEDCEPKSCGDGRNITYPFWLDGEQQSYCGYSSFKVTCKNNSYTPVTTFIDREFYLIDIFYDNRSLILTSVEFLDQQCPLPYANLTTNTTFYPLSVSPLNTEVYFLLNCSDHNNLTEHGVIPMDCQSSAYFGGEYDSNRFRSQRDFADAGCTLYIEPAHNYSRGDSFNETLSKGWLLSWSAVDCDPCLQSGGRCGFNESTAKFMCICADGVHVNTCGRSHNRRLQIVIGVLGASGVVSALLCGCFLYKKHKKRSKYLIQDAIFKPHLKDSDIDSARLQTHLFSYDELLQATNRFNAANELGDGGFCTVYKGTLQDGRTIAVKRLYENNCRRLEQFVNEIEILSRLRHQNLVSLYGCSSPHSQGLLLVYEFVPNGTVADHLHGHRAAEGILTWPMRLNIAIEAADALAYLHAVNPPIIHRDVKTCNILLDSNFHVKVADFGLSRLFPKDVTHVSTAPQGTPGYMDPEYHQCYQLTNKSDVYSFGVVLVELISSKPAVDMGRNRSEINLSSMAVTKIQNGDLEQLVDAGLGYQSDQATRKMMTMAAEVAFRCLQTDGDMRPSIKEVLDSLRTIEMEGRRLEKKIGDDDAELLKNVAPMSPDTVMNKWASNSTTPSTSQ; encoded by the exons ATGAATCCAAAGTCGATGCTCACCGAATCCTTGTCCATCCTCGCTCTGCTCTTCGTGTTGGCGGGAAGGAAGCCCGCGCTGGCTCAAACGCCGGCCATGGAGGACTGCGAGCCTAAGAGCTGCGGGGACGGCCGCAACATCACCTATCCCTTCTGGCTCGACGGCGAGCAGCAATCCTACTGTGGCTACTCCTCCTTCAAGGTCACCTGCAAGAACAACAGCTACACCCCTGTGACGACCTTCATAGACCGAGAGTTTTACCTCATCGACATCTTCTACGACAACCGATCGCTCATCCTCACTTCTGTCGAGTTCCTCGATCAGCAGTGCCCGCTTCCCTACGCCAACCTCACCACCAATACTACTTTCTACCCGCTCAGCGTCAGCCCCCTCAACACCGAGGTCTACTTCCTGCTCAATTGCTCCGATCATAATAACCTCACGGAGCACGGGGTAATTCCGATGGATTGCCAGTCTTCTGCCTACTTCGGCGGGGAGTATGACTCTAACAGATTTCGAAGCCAGCGAGATTTTGCTGACGCCGGTTGTACACTGTATATCGAGCCGGCGCACAACTATTCTCGGGGCGACAGCTTCAACGAGACTTTGAGCAAAGGTTGGTTGCTCAGCTGGTCAGCCGTCGACTGCGACCCGTGCTTGCAGAGCGGCGGCAGGTGTGGCTTCAATGAAAGTACCGCGAAATTTATGTGTATTTGCGCCGACGGAGTTCATGTGAATACTTGCG GAAGATCTCACAATCGGAGGCTGCAAATTGTAATCG GTGTTTTGGGAGCGTCTGGTGTTGTCTCTGCCCTGCTTTGCGGTTGTTTTCTGTACAAGAAGCACAAGAAGCGATCGAAATATCTTATTCAAGATGCAATTTTTAAGCCGCATCTGAAGGATTCCGACATCGACAGTGCTCGTTTACAGACCCATCTCTTCTCGTACGACGAGCTTCTGCAGGCAACGAACCGCTTCAATGCCGCAAATGAACTCGGCGATGGAGGCTTTTGCACCGTCTACAAAG GTACGCTTCAAGACGGACGCACCATCGCCGTCAAGCGGCTGTACGAGAACAACTGCCGGCGGCTGGAGCAGTTCGTGAACGAGATAGAGATCCTGTCGCGTCTGCGTCATCAGAACCTCGTCAGCCTCTACGGCTGCAGCTCGCCCCACAGCCAGGGATTGCTGCTGGTGTACGAGTTCGTGCCGAACGGCACCGTGGCGGATCACCTCCACGGGCACCGCGCCGCCGAGGGAATCCTCACCTGGCCGATGCGACTGAACATCGCCATCGAGGCCGCGGATGCTCTCGCCTACCTCCACGCCGTCAACCCGCCGATCATCCACCGCGACGTCAAGACCTGCAACATTCTGCTCGACAGCAACTTCCATGTCAAGGTCGCCGACTTCGGCCTCTCGAGGCTCTTCCCCAAGGACGTCACGCACGTCTCCACCGCTCCGCAGGGCACGCCGGGCTACATGGACCCCGAGTACCACCAATGCTACCAGCTCACCAACAAGAGCGACGTCTACAGCTTCGGGGTCGTGCTGGTCGAGCTCATATCATCCAAGCCCGCCGTCGACATGGGGCGGAACCGGAGCGAGATCAACTTGTCGAGCATGGCGGTGACCAAGATCCAGAACGGCGACCTTGAGCAGCTGGTAGACGCTGGCCTGGGTTACCAGTCCGATCAAGCCACGAGGAAGATGATGACCATGGCTGCCGAGGTGGCATTCAGGTGCCTGCAGACCGACGGAGACATGAggccatccataaaggaagtgcTCGATTCACTGAGAACGATAGAAATGGAGGGGCGCAGACTGGAGAAGAAGATCGGAGACGATGATGCTGAATTACTGAAGAATGTCGCGCCGATGTCGCCTGATACGGTCATGAACAAATGGGCCAGTAACTCTACGACACCGAGCACAAGTCAGTGA